One segment of Enterobacter ludwigii DNA contains the following:
- a CDS encoding Slp family lipoprotein, translating into MAVQTNVVRLFMVGAVAIALSGCVSVPDAIKGSSPTPQQDLVRVMNAPELYVGQEARFGGKVIEVQNQQGKTRLEIATVPLDSGARPILGEPSRGRIYADVGGFLDPVDFRGQLVTVVGPITGSVEGKVGNTPYKFMTMQVNGYKRWRLTQQVIMPPQPMDPWMWGPHPYRYGYPGWGWYNPGPAQVQTIVTE; encoded by the coding sequence ATGGCGGTTCAGACTAACGTTGTACGCCTTTTTATGGTAGGCGCAGTGGCCATAGCACTGAGCGGATGCGTTTCCGTTCCTGATGCGATTAAGGGCAGCAGCCCCACGCCACAGCAGGATCTGGTTCGTGTGATGAATGCGCCTGAGCTTTACGTCGGTCAGGAAGCGCGCTTTGGCGGCAAGGTTATCGAGGTGCAAAACCAGCAGGGGAAAACCCGTCTGGAGATTGCCACCGTTCCGCTGGATAGCGGTGCGCGGCCCATCCTTGGCGAACCTTCCCGTGGGCGTATTTATGCCGACGTTGGCGGTTTTCTCGACCCGGTCGATTTTCGCGGACAGCTGGTCACCGTCGTCGGCCCGATTACCGGTTCGGTAGAGGGCAAAGTCGGCAACACGCCGTATAAATTTATGACCATGCAGGTCAACGGGTATAAGCGCTGGCGGCTGACACAGCAGGTCATCATGCCACCTCAGCCGATGGATCCGTGGATGTGGGGTCCACATCCTTATCGGTATGGCTACCCGGGCTGGGGCTGGTATAACCCGGGGCCTGCACAGGTTCAGACAATCGTTACTGAGTAA